From a region of the Candida albicans SC5314 chromosome 1, complete sequence genome:
- a CDS encoding uncharacterized protein (Ortholog of Candida albicans WO-1 : CAWG_01004), with product MLSLTKTPTETATTKTHTETKTINTAQISLQIFSFFFFSFHHYLIKYQINQLTNSIIMRFSIATLSLAAFTVVNAGYISRGEGLTRGEKYERHECDFDSFEWKFGLAVKELKHHGDKNWGRDVELDLVYESDDGQLYHGCKDVYKASKCRNCYETFEFSDNESSDDEGSGSDCEDDECKKRKKKVHRNYKRGGYGSERRQSDCESDCERSERCNYPFCELYEDNCDLLLTLCDGVLHDDRHATGEIVANHQFQFDKPPQKDALHKKGFSIVYTHGNYYLALDNKIKFWHCKVDDNGLYKIYDKSIGEQCCEIELIILKSDKKAEFEFTDRESDSEGSDCDDDCKKNKKHGKKHSGY from the coding sequence ATGCTATCCCTAACAAAAACCCCAACAGAAACAGCAACAACTAAAACTCATActgaaacaaaaactatAAATACAGCCCAAATATCTCTCCAAATattcagttttttttttttttcttttcatcaCTACTTAATCAAgtatcaaatcaatcaattaactAATTCAATCATTATGAGATTTTCAATTGCTACTTTATCTTTAGCTGCTTTTACTGTTGTCAATGCCGGTTATATTTCCCGTGGTGAAGGTTTAACCAGAGGTGAGAAATACGAAAGACATGAATGTGATTTCGATTCTTTTGAATGGAAATTTGGTTTAGCCgttaaagaattaaaacatCATGGTGACAAGAATTGGGGTAGAGATGTTGAGTTGGATTTAGTTTATGAAAGTGATGATGGTCAATTATACCATGGATGCAAAGATGTTTATAAAGCTTCTAAATGCAGAAATTGTTATGAAACTTTTGAATTCAGTGATAATGAAAgtagtgatgatgaaggtagtggtagtgattgtgaagatgatgaatgcaagaagagaaagaagaaagttCATAGAAACTACAAACGTGGTGGTTATGGTAGTGAACGTAGACAAAGTGATTGTGAATCTGATTGTGAAAGATCTGAACGTTGCAACTATCCATTCTGTGAACTTTATGAAGATAATTGTGATTTGCTTCTTACTTTATGTGATGGTGTTTTACATGATGATAGACATGCCACTGGTGAAATTGTTGCTAATcatcaattccaatttgaTAAACCACCACAAAAAGATGCCTTACATAAAAAGGGATTTTCCATTGTTTACACTCATGGTAATTACTATTTGGCTCTTGACAACAAGATCAAATTCTGGCATTGTAAAGTTGATGACAATGGATTATACAAGATCTACGATAAATCTATTGGTGAACAATGTTGCGAAATTGAacttattattttgaaatctgATAAAAAAGctgaatttgaattcacTGATAGAGAAAGTGATAGTGAAGGTAGTGAttgtgatgatgattgcaaaaaaaacaagaaacaTGGTAAAAAGCATTCAGGTTATTAA
- a CDS encoding palmitoyltransferase (Ortholog(s) have protein-cysteine S-palmitoyltransferase activity and role in protein palmitoylation, protein targeting to membrane), translated as MVSPSSPESNDDDDLTNADSAITPATSTITTDSPTKSSFDDYQSLSSIRIPITRRITPSLSPQYEESNISTTTSATTTTTQQQHQQQQLQQQQQQLRQMSSLSASKIEQAKTDVLNNKKISFIHRFITNWLIMDPNLISHYNNTNTRRFKNYQIENQGQSNFIYFLGGRLHTIKTKYPINLITLSLIIIPGILYIIFELSWQWRNFSPIIVIIFLYIWIISIFHFFKLSTCDAGKLPKNIHLPKKLITITTTTTTTNDNEIDHRNNYKVMGSPPDEYFNTVTLPYWKTNNDNNDNTKISKLANAYHSHGVQVKYCGTCHIWRPSRTSHCNTCQQCILNHDHHCIFLNNCIGQRNYKFFLWFLLYIVIACLYLLIISILQLCHYKFASHKESEIITTFNQSIKTHPISLLLLIYSCLAICYPGLLLAFHIFLTSQNITTREYLNFVYKKPSKSTDGGDGTRGFVNVYNTHSIWENLYINWLGKSNGVSLTFPRDYYHQGDIRFANIEPLGTFTNK; from the coding sequence ATGGTATCACCATCTAGTCCTGaatcaaatgatgatgatgatttgacTAATGCAGACTCTGCCATTACTCCAGCCACTTCAACAATAACTACTGATTCTccaacaaaatcatcatttgaTGATTACCAACTGTTATCATCAATACGAATACCAATAACAAGAAGAATAACCCCATCACTATCACCACAATATGAAGAGTCAAATATATCAACTACAACCAGTGCTACAACTACTACCACTCAGCAGCagcatcaacaacaacaactacaacaacaacaacaacaactacgACAAATGTCATCGTTGCTGGCATCCAAAATAGAACAAGCTAAAACTGATGTccttaataataaaaagataTCGTTTATACATAGATTTATAACCAATTGGTTAATAATGGATCCCAATCTAATATCTCATTACAACAATACCAACACTCGaagatttaaaaattatcaaattgaaaatcaagGTCAACtgaatttcatttattttttagGTGGTCGATTACATACTATCAAGACCAAATatccaattaatttaataacattaagtttaataataatacccgggatattatatataatatttgaattatcatGGCAATGgagaaatttttcaccCATTATAGtgattatatttttatatatttggataatttcaatattccatttttttaaattatctACTTGTGATGCTGGGAAATTACCGAAAAATATTCATCTACCGAAAAAGTTAATaactattactactactactactactaccaatgataatgaaattgatcatAGGAACAATTATAAAGTGATGGGTTCACCACCTGATGAATATTTCAATACTGTTACATTACCTTATTGGAAAACCaataatgacaataatgacaataccaaaatttcaaaacttgCTAATGCTTATCATTCTCATGGAGTTCAAGTGAAATATTGTGGAACTTGTCATATTTGGAGACCTTCAAGAACTAGTCATTGTAATACTTGTCAACAATGTATATTAAATCATGATCATcattgtatttttttaaataattgtaTTGGTCAACgcaattataaatttttcctttggtttttattatatattgtCATTGcttgtttatatttattaattatttccATCTTACAATTATGTCATTATAAATTTGCATCACATAAAGAACTGGAAATAATTACCActttcaatcaatcaattaaaactcATCCAAttagtttattattattgatttattcatGTTTAGCTATTTGTTATCCTGGTTTACTATTAGCAttccatatttttttaaccAGTCAAAATATAACTACTAGAGAATATcttaattttgtttataaaaaaCCTTCAAAATCTACtgatggtggtgatggtaCTAGAGGATTTGTTAATGTTTATAATACTCATTCAATTTGGgaaaatttatatattaattgGTTAGGTAAATCTAATGGAGTTAGTTTAACTTTCCCAAGagattattatcatcaagGTGATATAAGATTTGCCAATATAGAACCATTAGGTACATTTACCAATAAATAA
- a CDS encoding succinate dehydrogenase membrane anchor subunit (Putative succinate dehydrogenase; localized to the mitochondrial membrane; Hap43p-repressed gene): MISTYSRIGLTTLTKSSSSSSLTTTVRPLLLANFTRGIKTIPQPPGYIVGTVNDAYVPPPPHKLEGSLHWTSERIVAIGMLPLVLAPFITGGGASTLIDSTMSALLLFHCHTGFQSCIIDYIPKRVYGSYHNYAMYLLTFGTGIAGYGIYQIETKEGGVSNIISKLWKA, translated from the coding sequence ATGATTTCAACTTATTCACGTATTGGTTTAACCACTTTAactaaatcatcatcatcatcatcattaactACTACTGTTAgaccattattattggcCAATTTTACTAGAGGAATTAAAACTATTCCTCAACCACCAGGTTATATTGTTGGTACAGTTAATGATGCTTAtgtaccaccaccaccacatAAATTAGAAGGTTCATTACATTGGACTAGTGAAAGGATTGTTGCTATTGGTATGTTACCATTAGTTTTAGCACCATTTATtactggtggtggtgcttCGACTTTAATTGATTCCACCATGTcagcattattattatttcattgTCATACTGGTTTCCAAAGTTGTATTATAGATTATATTCCTAAAAGAGTTTATGGATCTTATCATAATTATGCCATGTATTTATTGACTTTTGGTACTGGTATTGCTGGTTATGgtatttatcaaattgaaactaaAGAAGGTGGTGTTTCCAAtattatttcaaaactttGGAAAGCTTAA
- a CDS encoding uncharacterized protein (Ortholog of C. dubliniensis CD36 : Cd36_03660, C. parapsilosis CDC317 : CPAR2_106860, Candida tenuis NRRL Y-1498 : CANTEDRAFT_96694 and Debaryomyces hansenii CBS767 : DEHA2G15950g), translating into MFRRIHPILSKQSNALQTLKSGIIFRPLSFITKPTTSTTLRTTPKIISHTLIQSRTLMSTKTTNLGPFKFTLQILTGVYCGLLIVSFGSCYLLYSDANQRQNIPFELSLDDHINAVMAINKDDVCESPRHATKHYRRLLIDLAKQELGDTTTIDESKFDNRYDVPILSTDFLIHNKSIKFINFYIDMILRYSKCLLSKGELDIAIKMLTRIVVDDDFIFFKLGDAEKLSSSSRVLAKITPDITKKISILQRSIDMLIETNKSMQIDNDYILLENSKISDELINCLNDLASNLAKLSQSQSQSQSQGQQELLNQSLQIYLSELRSLQTIRSKIESNQANQATYPLFNVDRANLIGMINTIKAHISEIMWVKGHKDKAINFSEQILQELYYDRYSDPKFGPILLNVLNNLEIMYHNLHKPEDVKRCQNLKHDVSIYEIRNRFDIPWYDRVMKRISKTIYLRTPIGLVEKGLRDRFEPRARVKELDEFEDEDDENRSQWLYPLAK; encoded by the coding sequence ATGTTTCGTCGAATACATCCCATCTTATCTAAGCAGAGTAATGCTTTACAGACATTGAAATCTGGAATCATATTCAGACCACTATCATTTATTACAAAACCTACAACACTGACAACGCTTAGAACCACACCAAAAATTATATCACACACATTAATTCAATCACGAACTTTAATGTCGACGAAAACAACTAATTTAGGCCCATTTAAATTCACATTACAAATATTAACTGGTGTTTATTGTGGTTTACTTATTGTTAGTTTTGGTCTGtgttatttattatatagTGATGCCAATCAACGACAAAATATTccatttgaattatcattagATGATCATATTAATGCTGTTATGGCCATTAATAAGGATGATGTATGTGAATCACCACGTCATGCAACAAAACATTATCGAAgattattgattgatttagCTAAACAAGAGTTGGGCGACACCACCACTATTGATGAAagtaaatttgataatcgATATGATGTACCGATATTATCTACGgattttttaattcataATAAAtctatcaaatttataaatttttatattgataTGATTTTAAGATATAGTAAatgtttattatcaaaGGGGGAATTAGATATTGCTATTAAAATGTTGACaagaattgttgttgatgatgattttatatttttcaaattaggTGATGCTGAAAAATTATCTAGTAGTAGTCGAGTATTGGCTAAAATTACTCCTGATAttactaaaaaaatatctaTATTACAaagatcaattgatatGTTGATTGaaactaataaatcaatgcaaattgataatgattataTCTTGTTAgaaaattccaaaatttctgatgaattaatcaattgtttaaatgatttagcATCTAATTTAGCTAAATTATCTCAATCTCAATCTCAATCTCAATCTCAAGGacaacaagaattattaaatcaatcattacaaatttatttatctGAATTAAGATCATTACAAACAATTAGACTGAAAATTGAATCCAATCAAGCAAATCAAGCTACATACCCACTTTTCAATGTTGATCGAGCCAATTTAATTGGAATGATTAATACTATCAAAGCTCATATTAGTGAAATCATGTGGGTTAAAGGTCATAAAGATAAAGCAATTAATTTTCTGGAACAAATTTTACAAGAATTATATTATGATCGATATTCTGATCCTAAATTTGGTCccatattattaaatgttTTAAATAATCTTGAAATTATGTATCATAATTTACATAAACCAGAAGATGTTAAACGTTGtcaaaatttaaaacatGATGTTTCCATTTATGAAATTCGTAATCGATTTGATATCCCTTGGTATGATCGAGTAATGAAAAGAATTAgtaaaacaatttatttacGTACTCCAATTGGATTAGTTGAAAAAGGATTAAGAGATAGATTTGAACCAAGAGCAAGAGTTAAAGAATTagatgaatttgaagatgaagatgatgaaaatagAAGTCAATGGTTATATCCATTAGCCAAGTAA
- a CDS encoding uncharacterized protein (Ortholog of Candida albicans WO-1 : CAWG_01005), which yields MVVVVVVVSGLWSIWFVAFIVHLFFCSLARFHTQNFIKRPRNVQTKRRYLSLLSKTSKFQVSVIHAEEQCLIRYSRFVFLESIAGFAYRFHLIMNVTTCARVCVVRFQTYLRTIHYITNN from the coding sequence atggttgttgttgttgttgttgtttctggTTTGTGGTCCATATGGTTTGTAGCCTTTATTGTTCACTTATTCTTTTGTTCACTTGCACGATTTCACACccaaaatttcataaaACGCCCCAGAAATGTTCAAACAAAGAGGCGATACTTGTCATTGTTAAGTAAAACTAGTAAGTTTCAAGTGAGTGTTATCCACGCGGAAGAGCAATGTTTGATCCGATATTCaagatttgttttcttgGAAAGCATTGCAGGCTTCGCTTACAGATTCCACTTGATAATGAACGTCACTACTTGTGCGCGCGTATGTGTTGTGAGATTTCAAACTTACTTACGAACTATTCATTACATTACTAACaactaa
- a CDS encoding uncharacterized protein (Protein of unknown function; Hap43-repressed gene), producing the protein MSITIEDIPNLLLETNKYNYLSELLTLDQSISSSSSSLSSSLSSSLSSSSSYTNLTIHQQQLFNTLELFTFGNYQQYLKYKEKYIDLDESLLRKLLELTLITIDFENINQIINYQDIKNHYGIEINNNNNNNNNSNSGMIISLIIKLNFQNLINIKINDVEKKLIINGGGNGGGXRSQY; encoded by the coding sequence ATGTCAATAACGATAGAAGATATACCAAACCTCTTACTAGAGaccaataaatataattatttatcagaattattaacattagatcaatcaatatcgtcatcatcatcatcattgtcGTCGTCATTGTCGTCGTCATTgtcgtcgtcgtcatcaTACACTAACCTAACcattcatcaacaacaattatttaatacattagaattatttacatttggtaattatcaacaatatttaaaatataaagagAAATATATTGATCTAGATGAATCTTTATTGCGtaaattattggaattgaCTTTAATTACTatagattttgaaaatattaatcaaattataaattatcaagatATTAAAAATCATTATGGTAtagaaattaataataataataataacaacaacaacagcaattCAGGGATgattatttcattaataattaaattaaattttcaaaatttgatcaatataaaaatcaatgatgtggaaaagaaattaatcatcaatggtggtggtaatggtggGGGGKGGAGATCACAATATTAA
- a CDS encoding uncharacterized protein (Predicted heme-binding stress-related protein; Tn mutation affects filamentous growth; induced during chlamydospore formation in C. albicans and C. dubliniensis; Spider biofilm induced) — protein MSTTFRYSAASDFHQPLGSNKNNVFERNNSTVSSTNSLMSNNSDTNTAATAATSGSTTNNVKRMHSSLISKYNSNRSTIFTNDTDSISSSMSYDNNSTLASSVSPNSPANHHSSKHQHQLPSYMMNKSPQYIHQSTSRHSNLNNTNNLLHNTHSNHSQHSQHQHILNEDLVTLNSSMDNLEDGFYKLIRLDTRISFESYYVEQKQEQYKVKLQLNKHQIDLLRYTWNQMLLEESNEDEIFDDGGIDNYDLDEEGNIEENINVYYANNDSIPGAFPTGYNNSRRRIIKRKSSRNVNGSGSTNTNTMTRLDSTTIASSLFCRQLYFNLLSKDPTLEKMFPSIKHQAANMAGILSLTISQLENLSILDEYLAKLGKLHSRVLNIEEAHFKLMGEAFVQTFQERFGSKFTKELENLWIKLYLYIANTLLQTGIDPVLKLTRYESNGSFTTSTNIDLTNGDSILLDDTDTDNDNVSVSNILDPKHQQQQYGGSSFNQDDNDNNNDGGVHPSTNTVVLTKSNISIIESVAPHHQQQKNSSGSSAATPTAPSKKSKFSIRKKKKENCVVM, from the coding sequence ATGAGTACAACATTTAGATATTCTGCTGCTTCTGATTTCCATCAACCATTAGGTTCTAACAAGAATAATGTctttgaaagaaataattcaaCTGTTTCTTCTACTAATTCATTGATGTCAAACAATTCCGATACTAATACTGCTGCTACTGCTGCTACTAGTGGATCCACTACTAATAATGTCAAACGTATGCATTCATCTTTGATTAGTAAATATAATAGTAATCGTTCCACAATTTTTACAAATGATACTGATTCAATATCTAGTTCCATGTCGTATGACAACAATTCCACACTTGCTAGCTCAGTATCACCCAATTCTCCAGCAAATCATCATTCAAGCAAACATCAACACCAATTACCTTCTTATATGATGAATAAATCTCCTCAATATATTCATCAATCAACATCTCGTCATAGTAATCTTAACAACACTAATAATCTTCTTCACAATACTCATAGTAATCATAGTCAGCATAgtcaacatcaacatatTTTGAATGAAGATTTAGTGACATTGAATAGTTCTATGGATAATTTAGAAGATGgattttataaattgattagaTTGGATACAAGAATATCATTTGAATCATATTATGttgaacaaaaacaagaacaatATAAAGTCAAATTGCAATTAAATAAacatcaaattgatttacttAGATATACCTGGAATCAAATGTTATTAGAAGAAagtaatgaagatgaaatttttgatgatggtggtattgataattatgatcttgatgaagaaggcaatattgaagaaaatattaatgTTTATTATGCCAATAATGATAGTATTCCTGGTGCTTTCCCCACTGGTTACAATAATAGTCGAAGAAGAAtcattaaaagaaaatcgTCTCGTAATGTTAATGGTAGTGGAAGCACAAATACAAATACTATGACGAGACTTGATTCTACCACTATtgcatcatcattattttgtcgacaattatatttcaatttattaagtAAAGATCCAACATTAGAAAAAATGTTTCCATCGATTAAACATCAAGCAGCTAATATGGCCGGGATACTTTCATTAACGATATcacaattggaaaatttatcaattttagATGAATATTTAGCTAAATTGGGTAAATTACATTCAAGAGTTTTAAATATTGAAGAAGCTCATTTTAAATTGATGGGGGAAGCATTTGTTCAAACTTTTCAAGAAAGATTTGGATCAAAATTTActaaagaattggaaaatttatggatcaaattatatttatatattgcTAATACTTTATTACAAACTGGGATTGATCCAGTATTAAAATTGACTCGTTATGAACTGAATGGCAGTTTTACAACTTCAActaatattgatttgacTAATGGTGATAGTATACTTCTTGATGATACTGATactgataatgataatgtcAGTGTTAGTAATATTCTAGATCcaaaacatcaacaacaacaatacgGTGGTTCTTCATTTAATCaagatgataatgataacaaCAACGATGGTGGTGTTCATCCATCTACAAATACTGTTGTGCtcacaaaatcaaatatacTGATCATTGAAAGTGTAGCACcacatcatcaacaacaaaagaataGTTCTGGTTCCTCTGCTGCCACTCCTACAGCTCCTTCAAAGAAGAGTAAATTCAGTattagaaaaaagaaaaaggaaaattGTGTGGTTATGTAG
- the SEN15 gene encoding Sen15p (Similar to delta subunit of tRNA splicing endonuclease; increased transcription is observed upon fluphenazine treatment), translating into MASTTTSTTTKSSPFETSIIDQVRLNLIHYNYWNNVTIHSHEDFEFLSGCPPEPLIPSDNVTATTILKSLNNPNKSEIQTKDNDGVDNIDQLSKTETDLDLEWIIPRRLIYNSSQTQDQSKLSVKEINQWFKIIKTTIGYRPKRIIIAIINDDGTIVYYFIHDGITKPRQN; encoded by the coding sequence ATggcatcaacaacaacatcaactaCAACAAAGCTGTCACCATTTGAAACATCAATTATTGATCAAGTAcgattgaatttgattcattataattattgGAATAACGTCACCATTCATAGTCATGAAGATTTCGAATTTTTATCTGGTTGTCCTCCTGAACCATTAATACCTAGTGATAATGTTACTGCCACTACAATTctcaaatcattaaataatcCCAATAAATCAGaaatacaaacaaaagaTAACGATGGAGTAGATaatattgatcaattatcaaaaacagaaacagaTTTAGACTTGGAATGGATAATACCTCGACgattaatttataattcaaGTCAAACACAAGATCAACTGAAATTATCGGTCaaagaaataaatcaatggtttaaaattatcaaaacaacTATAGGATATCGACCTAAAAGAATAATTATTGCcattattaatgatgatggcactattgtttattattttattcatGATGGAATTACAAAACCTAgacaaaattaa
- a CDS encoding uncharacterized protein (Protein of unknown function; Spider biofilm induced) has translation MERRIRFRRSFQDSSDQQYQQPQQQGLGVSRRSTSNRFDSPTSLTPTNTLQTTVDPIIITRAIHDYNDDDEDNNTIYATTTQPLHRSNTTTYTSHFTRPKVTTILSLPQKLLQWIYSISLILILLLLLLVISVTILDVVIQTLQSPSDSALKTFTVLGACGFFIFISIIIYFVRLYQLRVSINNIPNKSLYIPFENDFANKAIFHYIDDKLKYCHEIKFKSGPLQNAMYIINHPGLSPPEYIMKRNAQCLTNMNRNVFPITKQSNGDLINQINESINCGGSGIVGEGTLLPPNIHYEDVIRSFGDKFYTGKIFTNDALPIELSIQEIIIYLTNQFSDQNNNNNNNNNNHKPNINKLISLYEKFRFSNQLINQRELIEFMIEFDKFGQMCQNDYQIKFPRSISHSRNNSTNKLRKLSRLGGKFSGFDLSDYSSAALFDDDDDEEEEEEEGVDYNQEYNSEYDDDYKEEEDYDDNSSSNNNPFQHYKVESKYFEKAVTNSDDNDNNNDNLENSSSLNIRGLHHQSSFSSTKSVIRNKLALGNRPSLLKYDSHTSGNTRNKKQRQKRNEVGNNSDDNDDDEYYQLSRKQSGYITDSENEGYELNSINNEEEEEEEDEEEEEEGYDQDDQDDDDEEQFYQFRRGQRTVPEITINQELNQQQQDERRSSNADSIKHLSPTSSIKRYFN, from the coding sequence ATGGAACGACGAATAAGATTTCGACGACTGTTTCAAGATTCATCTGACCAACAATaccaacaaccacaacaacaaggaTTGGGAGTATCACGACGATCAACTCTGAATAGATTTGATTCTCCAACTTCATTAACACCTACTAATACTTTACAAACAACTGTTGATCCTATAATTATTACTAGAGCCATCCATGACTATAATGACGATGACGAGGATAACAACACAATCTatgcaacaacaacacaacCATTACATCGATCAAATACTACAACTTATACATCACATTTCACTCGACCGAAagtaacaacaatattaaGTTTACcacaaaaattattacaatgGATATATTCCAtatcattgattttaatcttattattattattattagtcATCAGTGTTACTATTCTTGATGTTGTTATTCAAACATTACAATCACCATCTGATCTGGCTCTTAAAACTTTTACAGTATTAGGAGCATGTGgatttttcatattcatttcgataattatttattttgttcGACTTTATCAATTACGAGTTtctattaataatattcctaataaatcattatatatcccatttgaaaatgattttgCTAATAAAGCAATCTTCCATTATATcgatgataaattaaaatattgtcatgaaattaaatttaaaagtGGTCCATTACAAAATGCCatgtatattattaatcatCCTGGTTTATCACCTCCAGAATATATTATGAAAAGAAATGCTCAATGTTTAACAAATATGAATAGAAATGTGTTTCCAATAACCAAGCAAAGTAATGGGGATCtcattaatcaaatcaatgaaaGTATTAAttgtggtggtagtggaATTGTTGGCGAAGGAACGTTATTACCACCTAATATTCATTATGAAGATGTAATTCGAAGTTTTGGAGATAAGTTTTATACAGGGAAAATATTCACTAATGATGCATtaccaattgaattatcaattcaagaaataatcatttatttaactaatcaattttctgatcaaaataataataataataataataataataaccatAAACctaatattaataaattaatttcattatatgAGAAATTCCGATTTagtaatcaattaataaatcaacgagaattgattgaatttatgattgaatttgataaatttggtCAAATGTGTCAAAATgattatcaaatcaaatttccAAGATCAATAAGTCATAGTCGTAATAATAGTACTAAtaaattaagaaaattgaGTAGATTAGGTGGTAAATTTAGTGGATTTGACTTATCTGATTATAGTAGTGCAGcattatttgatgatgatgatgatgaagaagaagaagaagaggaaggTGTGGATTATAATCAAGAATATAATAGTgaatatgatgatgattataaagaagaagaagattatgATGACAACAGTtcatctaataataatccattTCAACATTATAAAGTTGAAagtaaatattttgaaaaggCAGTAACAAATagtgatgataatgataacaataatgataatttggaaaattcttcttcattgaATATTAGAGGATTACATCATCAAAGTAGTTTTAGTAGTACGAAATCAGTGATTAGAAATAAGTTGGCATTAGGTAATCGTccatcattattgaaatatgaTTCTCACACCAGTGGTAATACTAGAAATAAAAAGCAACGTCAAAAACGAAATGAAGTGGGAAATAATtctgatgataatgatgatgatgaatattatcaattgctGAGAAAACAAAGTGGATATATTACTGATTCTGAAAATGAAGGttatgaattgaattctataaataatgaagaagaagaagaagaagaagacgaagaagaagaagaagaaggcTATGATCAAGATGAtcaagatgatgatgacgaagaacaattttatcaatttagaAGAGGACAAAGAACTGTACCGGAAATTACTATAAATCAAGAActtaatcaacaacaacaagatgAAAGAAGATCAAGTAATGCTGATAGCATCAAACATTTATCTCCTACAAGCAGTATCAAAAGgtatttcaattaa